From the Elusimicrobiota bacterium genome, the window GTTATCGATATGGTTTCCGATGAAGAAGTCAAAGGTTTTGTCGGCGGGTATGATCCCAAAAGGTATCTTTTGGATATAAAAAATCCGTTTACATTGGGTTCAATTGATTTGCAGGATTATTATTTTGAACATAAAATGCAGGAAGCAGAAGCAATGAAAGACTCAAAGGAAATTATTCTAAAAGTTGGAGATGATTTTAAAAAGAAGTTTGGTAGAGAATACGGATATTTTGAAAAATATAAACTGGACGATGCGGAAATTGCTATTGTTTGTCTTGGTTCTACTGCCGGGACAACAAAAGTTGTCGTTGATGAATTGAGAGAAAAAGGTATAAAAGCCGGGCTTTTGAAATTACGGGTTTTTAGACCGTTCCCTTACCAGGAAATAGCAAAAGAGCTTTCAAAATTGAAGGCGATTGCAATACTTGACCGTTCTGATACATTTTCTGCTTATTCAGGTCCTGTTTTTTCAGAGGTCACATCTGCACTTTTTTCTATGAATTATAAACCATTAACTATGAACTATATTTACGGTCTTGGCGGCAGGGATATAAATACAGCAGAAATAAAAAATGTTTTTGAGGATTTGATAAAAGCTTCACAAGAAAAAAAGGTTGAAAAGCTGATAAGTTATATAGGAGTAAGGGAGTAGAAATTATAGAAAATTTTAGTATGAAAATCGTTTTTTATCCTGACGAAAATAGTGTTCGCAAAACAATGAAAGAAAACGACCCTGTTTTTGCGCTTATTTCTTTTGATAAAAAAGAGGTTTTAGTTGCACCTGCTGATGATGTGGTTGAACACAATATAATGCTTAAAAAACTGAATCGTTCCGAATTGGATATTGATAAGTATTATCGTGTTGTGGTGAATGGAGCTGGTGCAGATTGGACATTTGTCTGTCCCTCGGATTACAAAGGCATTTCTGATAAAACCCGGCGGATAGAACAATTTTATAATGATGGTATAGGTGCAATTGATTCGGCACTTAAAAAGGTTGGATACAATGTAGAGATTAAAGTTCCAACAAGATATAGAAGACATTTTAATATGATGGGTGATGAATAAAAAAGGAGTAAAGATTTATGGCTAATTTGAAAGAATTGTCAAAGAAAGAAGAACTTTTTACGGGTGGGCACAGGTTATGTGCCGGTTGTGGAGCTGGAATTATCGCAAGACAGGTTTTACTTGCTTGTGATAAACCGGTTGTTGTAGCTAATGCTACGGGTTGTCTGGAAGTG encodes:
- the porA gene encoding pyruvate ferredoxin oxidoreductase; protein product: MRVAKTGNEAMAEAMRQINPDVVAAYPITPATEVVMIFSQFVADGLVDSEYVAVESEHSAMSACIGASAAGARVMTSTSSQGLALMYEMLYIAAGLRLPIVVAEVNRALSAPINIHGDHSDTMGARDAGWIQIFSENSQEAYDNMIQAVQIAENSKLPVMVTTDGFIISHCMEVIDMVSDEEVKGFVGGYDPKRYLLDIKNPFTLGSIDLQDYYFEHKMQEAEAMKDSKEIILKVGDDFKKKFGREYGYFEKYKLDDAEIAIVCLGSTAGTTKVVVDELREKGIKAGLLKLRVFRPFPYQEIAKELSKLKAIAILDRSDTFSAYSGPVFSEVTSALFSMNYKPLTMNYIYGLGGRDINTAEIKNVFEDLIKASQEKKVEKLISYIGVRE